One genomic region from Phocoena sinus isolate mPhoSin1 chromosome 3, mPhoSin1.pri, whole genome shotgun sequence encodes:
- the CMYA5 gene encoding cardiomyopathy-associated protein 5 produces the protein MASSESSHAADSALGSDADEEVTRELDTEEESGGEEDETAAESESEPEPDARLSDQNEEGKTKQKCIISDPSFSMVTVQREDSGITWETNSSRSSTPWALEESQTSGVCSLEGSTLKSPPGNVSFIVDEVKKIRKRKPKSKHGSPSLRRKGNKKRNSFESQDVPANKTSNPLISESQELKSQKKNSSTGIYDKMRNKKTTSNTPPITGAIYKEHKPLVLRPVYIGTVQYKIKMFNSVKEELIPLQFYGTLPKGYVIKEIHYRKGKDASISLEPDLGNHDSDVVSKTGKSVAQSIDDDEVKELAAPWRGAVSKGSKSLTSFSHEDLKKIYADSPLRAASTIKHTPSSYTSNDTAEQETQLGAPQSVPQLPADEAKPREIEPSSLTPNTSAPAFLETAKEESEADSREMVTAEHDSSVSLPLVDEVKREDVSSADHSISLEAEKGSLETLSPGLTASIQEDFGPEREELDLTSPERTKPVSERLNPPHLAVKGEKDENMPEPSISLSEPLVLEEPEKEEIEMPLPISASPEPEDSNLVEEEIIELDYPESPSVSEEPFPPRLAPEVEQKEDETILPLLTTSAPEHVTLSEEEREENESVSTDSAFISEYSVTQDLNYEREKQEVEPVSSPNVKPVSEDAVLSEEENDEFEPYSPASASTSVSPSTTEKTPECQSPLFSTATAEHMVLSREEVSENGHYTPHSTSASEYSVPSQATKESPKKTTDHKSPLTSKGVSEPLIPSEEEKEDTRLYSPEVASVSEHSLSPYTTEGTSECQSPLLSTATSEHMVLSEEDNLGNEHFTPDLTLTSQYAVPPNVTQESPKKIIGDVSLLKSKGISEHKTLLEEEKEDTRFCPPEVASVSECSLPPYTTEGTPECQAPPLSATPSEHVVLSEEETVEMERYTPSSTSASEFSVPPYATLESQEEAIVHRSPLNLKDASSPMNFSEEEQEDIGPFSPDSAFVSEFSFPSYGTQETEKREFECDSPICLTSPSEHMILSDEDTEEAELFSPDSASQASIPPYRIPETNKEETEPDSLLTAMAVSGYSCFSEADEEEIAPTATPVPEHLSSSQKQRTETSPLVSAPEDLSWLPSTNEGEIKPDAQTASTTVPEYLIMAQKQRTGAYLEPESEDLIPPCLTSDSEKGEIKTSSSLAATPAQLSMVKEETTPVLPVSQCSVSPGSVHAIKKEQEPKTSLTPKSSDEQMALLKVKSKEEIVPDSQEAIAHVLRDQEMEPQPPNVPESGMKDSVLPDLVDEPKKDVKPNLTPTVTSELEQRRLSENEPEVIKPYSPLKETSLSGPEICVAEVQHDSKITGTPRVLHSASPGVEKEVEHAPPMSEFSALSEDIKKEIEPSSSITTTSVTKHDSSLTKLAKEEIPTDLSLPTPTEYPVLTKVGKSELGIGLPLQMVTSVDKHSLRKEEDKVAIKASSSPAETAASQHPAWSEVGKEIKFDLPASISSIPEQSVLSKVETEDIKPGLAVTKTLSSQHSDVPKEARVENKQDLSFSTVFNSEYLDVSQKKNSMSASEMSGPDHVLSLNLGGEIKKTETELPSSQNMSPALKYVVTKGKNEQTASSFPELEYLASEDLASTLPTLCGDKSKQAVETPSVVQGDFLSENQDLALAQLSLEPEKEDKPHQVSELPNSGSEFTGGLGRQSESIDTKQIKSPITETGDSVLGKGLAELRSRGEGKEENRGLHVSTTVPEISEVSSCLSEEPQIQEIKSFSPKVVSLGSREAFTSLVKGDNPEELQPYTFSLKGLSGELNHSVDFKKEGKQEISLLLPTENLKAQVTDNTVTKLNEETDQPNSFHVPQSITEPSKIASSDLPVEEEKPEKELHSDQAVKLPDINRSFADKQDMGIKQFLSMKENLPLEESKSFMTTEPTDVKETHMKEALISPKDENWMLKKPERDLASHHEERVPGSVQLGSSGTSDLMTGQLKPALSEKDHTTEIRRQILRHSAEESHLSLQEPVSTLDTSSGNVETLATKTYSSEEIKLAPKPKSLVPAGNVERNEAEGKQTLSLVGSESLVSEKANTEFSRPCKEDSWEEIKTPSERILQKSVSGPSTEEVKSETLPSLAKAAHFLAEEAEIALGNEKEAHRRISPLPGEESKVVQSEVVDDAERGKPASEVKTPTQIKPLSSTQENEEPQPPESPEVIQKLPKQQKAVEPGLSEEKGKKGISFFTSWISSLFLQSSTPDNKVAEKEDLEAQPSPSVEKAVTVIEPRGPAPADVHANEKPADHLLLEAKPETAAESTGSLVKSGEGQDFKEKPTLLSNVEVLPQPKSNFEASSEDYGKKEVLDYSEEMDLNSVVTSADGEGHLRIQSYSPMGEKSIMEEAKNSVRLHITDGERPQKPEISPPSKWNISVLKEEPGSDQKEKSLFLFDAIDKVPQPPKSASSSFASKNITEESEKLQSIILPVEESKDSLIDLGEDRLEKEMPKPTSLKISEEEIKLRPVSPTEEKGNLGMRSYSLEEKKVVAEKQETVAPLELRGNNEIGKAQITHGSSPIKLEEPKAATALQQVYQNDDHKERYKIIEEGKGEEKEEPSHAFLEGKEQQEIQPYSMNIARHMPEESDTSFSHSLGETQPFSLVKTTEITEKSETIISEAHPEIRETKAVGTQPHPLEERKVLVEKTKTFLPVDLPYHDEINDHTLPKEGNLVLDKSSRDVVSHNEEKGQVTASELPKGGSVDTTKESKQGSPSKESERILDPWSELTPERHMVHTIQTSQDQASEMSEQSVLVSKHHLEAVEDAHVNEPRSSVSSNYAQFITNATTISIDEMISKKPEDTYARDEEFTVTSKPAGLSEEQKSAFSIISEGCEILNIHAPAFISSVDEEESEQIQDKLEYLEEKASFKPIPFHDESEAVACYKTLQSKLEDSDKKVTPSKEDQKKETHTTKEERATDSETGDLAFNQPEIPSEEDYFEKYTLIDYNISPDPEKQRTPWELNVEGELSKEVPGETVSLPERSEESALEYEYELVKLDESFYGLEKDYSKLSDPETQKSSVVQKSADRDAPKSINRDVDSKSPGMPLFDEEEGVLSRTQIFPTTAKAINPELLEEPPALAFLYKDLYEEAVGEKKEEGETASEGDSVNSEASFPSRNSDTDDGTGIYFEKYILKDDILHDTSVTEKDQGQGLEEKPVGKDDSYQSIIEEGEIWGRFETICGEESLEEKQKAAYREGESVGHVEALDSVAMQRKASITEEVRVVTQRVSYAVPFEDTHHVLERVDEMSSQTNEAANANPEVSLNVPVQVSFPEEEFASGATCVQETLQEEPQIMVPPELSEDRLCSSPVQDEHEFAESLNYEVVTQDTLSEELYSESTPEDVLPHGKESSEHVSENEFVSEVAQSKSAEQEELDREMTEQDQLSSESVTEKEQKELKKSQIDTYCHTCKSPISAVDKLFGTHKDHEVSTLDTAISAVKVQLADFLEDLQEKSLRIEAFVSEIESFFNTIEENCSKNEKSLEEQNEEMMKKVLAQYDEKAQSFEEVKKKKMEFLHDQMVHFLQSMDTAKDTLETIVREVEELDETVFLTSFEEINERLLSAMESTASLEKMPVAFSLFEHYDDSSARSDQMLKQVAVPQPPRLEPQEPNSATSTTIAVYWSVNKEDVVDSFQVYCMEEPQDDQEVNDLVEEYRVTVKESYCVFEDLEPDRCYQVWVMAVNFTGCSLPSERAIFRTAPSNPVICAEDCTVCWNTATIRWRPANPEATETYTLEYCRQHSPEGEGLRSFSGIKGLQLKVNLQPNDNYFFYVKAISAFGTSEQSEAALISTRGTRFLLLRETAHPALQISSDGTEISFAEKRRLTEIPSVLGEELPACGQHYWETTVTDCPAYRLGICSSSAVQAGALGQGETAWYMHCSEPQRYTFFYSGIVSDVHVTERPSRVGILLDYTAQRLLFINSETGQLLFIIRHRFNEGVHPAFALEKPGKCTLHLGIEPPDSARHK, from the exons GTTATCAGACCAGAATGAAGAGGGCAAGACCAAGCAGAAGTGTATCATATCTGACCCCTCCTTTTCCATGGTAACAGTTCAACGGGAAGATAGTGGAATAACCTGGGAGACCAATTCAAGTAGGTCTTCCACTCCTTGGGCCTTGGAAGAAAGTCAGACCTCTGGTGTGTGTAGTCTGGAAGGGTCGACTCTGAAGTCTCCTCCAGGGAATGTTTCCTTTATTGTggatgaagttaaaaaaattcgGAAAAGAAAGCCTAAGTCAAAGCATGGCTCACCATCATTGCGTCGGAAaggcaacaaaaaaagaaattcttttgaaTCCCAAGATGTTCCAGCAAACAAAACAAGTAATCCTTTAATTTCAGAAAGCCAGGAACTAAAgagccagaaaaagaattcatctACTGGCATTTACGATAAGATGAGAAACAAGAAGACCACTTCAAATACACCTCCTATCACTGGAGCGATATACAAAGAACACAAACCGTTAGTGTTAAGGCCGGTCTACATAGGAACAGtacaatataaaattaagatgtttaattctgttaaagaagaattaattccTTTACAATTTTATGGAACATTGCCAAAGGGTTATgtaattaaagaaatacattatAGGAAGGGGAAAGATGCGTCCATTAGTCTAGAGCCAGATTTGGGCAATCATGATTCTGATGTAGTTTCCAAAACAGGCAAATCAGTAGCCCAAAGCATAGACGATGATGAAGTAAAAGAGCTTGCTGCACCCTGGAGAGGTGCAGTTTCCAAAGGATCAAAGTCCCTGACCTCATTCAGTCATGAAGATCTAAAGAAAATTTACGCTGATTCTCCCTTAAGGGCTGCATCTACTATCAAGCACACACCTTCCTCTTATACAAGTAATGACACAGCAGAACAAGAAACACAGCTCGGCGCGCCACAGTCAGTGCCACAGCTGCCAGCTGATGAAGCAAAACCCCGTGAGATAGAGCCTTCCTCTCTTACACCCAATACATCTGCACCTGCGTTCCTGGAAACAGCAAAGGAAGAATCTGAGGCTGATTCACGAGAAATGGTAACTGCAGAGCATGACTCTTCAGTCTCACTGCCGTTAGTGGATGAGGTAAAGAGGGAAGACGTATCTTCTGCTGACCATTCCATTTCACTGGAGGCAGAGAAGGGTTCTCTGGAAACACTTTCACCGGGTCTGACAGCCTCTATCCAGGAAGATTTTGGCCCAGAGAGAGAAGAACTGGATCTGACTTCACCAGAAAGGACAAAACCAGTCTCTGAACGACTGAACCCTCCTCATCTCGCTGTCAAAGGAGAGAAGGATGAAAACATGCCCGAGCcatccatttctctttctgaacctcTAGTGTTagaggaaccagagaaagaagaaatagaaatgccTCTACCAATATCTGCTTCCCCTGAACCTGAAGATTCTAATTTAGTGGAAGAAGAGATCATAGAACTTGATTACCCAGAAAGTCCATCAGTTTCTGAGGAGCCCTTCCCACCACGCTTGGCCCCTGAAGTGGAGCAGAAAGAAGACGAGACCATTCTGCCATTACTGACGACATCAGCACCTGAACATGTCACCTTatctgaggaagaaagagaggaaaatgagtCTGTTTCTACTGATTCTGCTTTCATATCGGAGTATTCAGTCACACAGGATTTGAACTATGAACGAGAGAAGCAAGAAGTTGAGCCAGTTTCTTCACCTAATGTAAAACCTGTATCTGAAGATGCAGTTTTGTCAGAAGAGGAGAATGATGAATTTGAGCCTTATTCCCCAGCTTCAGCCTCTACATCTGTCTCACCATCCACAACTGAGAAGACTCCTGAATGCCAGTCCCCACTGTTTTCAACAGCTACAGCAGAGCACATGGTCCTGTCCAGAGAAGAGGTTTCAGAAAATGGGCATTACACACCACATTCCACATCTGCTTCTGAATATTCAGTTCCCTCACAGGCAACAAAAGAGTCACCAAAGAAAACAACTGACCATAAGTCCCCATTAACATCAAAAGGTGTGTCTGAGCCCCTGATTCCgtcagaagaagagaaggaagacactAGGCTGTATTCCCCAGAGGTGGCCTCTGTATCTGAACATTCTCTCTCGCCATACACAACTGAGGGGACTTCTGAATGCCAGTCACCACTGCTTTCAACTGCTACATCTGAACACATGGTCCTATCAGAAGAAGACAACCTAGGAAATGAGCATTTCACACCAGATTTAACACTGACCTCCCAATATGCAGTCCCGCCAAATGTAACACAGGAATCCCCAAAGAAAATAATTGGTGATGTCTCCCTGTTGAAATCAAAAGGTATTTCTGAGCACAAGACTCTgttagaagaagagaaggaggacaCCAGATTCTGTCCCCCAGAGGTGGCCTCTGTATCTGAATGCTCTCTGCCACCATACACAACTGAGGGGACTCCTGAATGCCAGGCCCCACCACTTTCAGCCACCCCATCTGAACATGTGGTCCTCTCAGAAGAAGAGACAGTAGAGATGGAGCGGTACACACCCTCTTCCACCTCTGCGTCTGAATTTTCAGTACCACCATATGCAACACTGGAGTCACAGGAGGAAGCAATTGTCCACAGATCCCCTTTAAATCTAAAAGATGCCTCCTCACCCATGAATTTCTCAGAAGAAGAGCAAGAAGACATTGGACCTTTTTCTCCAGACTCTGCATTTGTGTCAGAATTCTCATTTCCATCCTATGGAACtcaggagacagagaaaagagaatttgAGTGTGATTCTCCAATATGTTTAACATCACCATCTGAACACATGATTTTGTCAGATGAAGACACCGAAGAAGCTGAACTTTTTTCTCCAGATTCAGCGTCACAAGCTTCCATCCCACCATATAGGATCCCAGAAACAAAtaaggaggaaactgagcctgATTCACTGTTAACTGCAATGGCCGTGTCAGGATATTCCTGCTTCTCAGAAGCAGATGAGGAAGAAATTGCACCAACTGCTACACCTGTACCTGAGCATCTAAGTTCATCACAGAAGCAAAGAACTGAAACTTCTCCTTTGGTGTCTGCACCTGAAGACTTGAGTTGGCTCCCTTCAACAAATGAGGGAGAGATTAAGCCAGATGCTCAAACAGCATCAACAACTGTACCTGAATATCTCATTATGGCACAGAAGCAGAGAACTGGAGCATATTTAGAACCTGAGTCTGAAGACTTGATTCCGCCATGTTTAACCAGTgattcagagaagggagaaattaagactaGTTCATCACTAGCTGCAACACCTGCACAATTGTCCATGGTAAAGGAAGAAACCACACCTGTTTTGCCTGTATCTCAGTGTTCAGTTTCACCTGGTTCCGTCCATGCAATTAAGAAAGAACAAGAACCCAAAACATCACTCACTCCAAAATCTTCAGATGAACAGATGGCTTtgttaaaagttaaaagtaaGGAAGAAATTGTGCCTGATTCTCAAGAAGCTATAGCACATGTATTACGGGATCAAGAAATGGAGCCTCAGCCTCCAAATGTTCCAGAGTCTGGGATGAAAGATTCAGTTCTGCCTGACTTGGTAGATGAGCCAAAGAAGGATGTCAAACCCAATTTAACTCCAACTGTGACATCTGAACTAGAACAGAGAAGGTTGTCAGAGAATGAGCCTGAAGTAATAAAGCCATATTCACCTCTGAAGGAAACATCTTTATCTGGACCTGAGATTTGTGTTGCAGAAGTGCAACATGATTCTAAAATAACTGGTACACCTAGAGTGCTGCATTCAGCGTCACCAGGAGTGGAAAAGGAAGTAGAGCATGCACCACCCATGTCAGAATTTTCAGCTTTGTCAgaagacataaagaaagaaattgaaccCAGTTCTTCAATAACCACGACATCTGTAACAAAGCATGATTCAAGCTTAACCAAATTAGCAAAAGAAGAAATCCCAACAGATTTATCTCTTCCCACCCCTACAGAATATCCAGTCTTAACAAAAGTAGGAAAGAGTGAATTAGGAATTGGTTTGCCGCTTCAGATGGTAACATCTGTAGATAAGCATTCACTTCGTAAAGAAGAAGACAAGGTAGCAATTAAAGCTAGTTCTTCTCCCGCTGAAACTGCTGCGTCCCAACATCCGGCTTGGTCAGAAGTagggaaagaaattaaatttgatttacCTGCAAGCATATCCTCTATACCAGAGCAGTCTGTTTTGTCAAAGGTAGAAACTGAAGACATTAAACCTGGGTTGGCAGTAACCAAAACATTGTCTTCTCAGCATTCAGATGTACCAAAGGAAGCGAGGGTGGAAAACAAACAAGATCTTTCATTTTCTACAGTCTTCAACTCTGAATATTTGGATgtgtcacagaaaaaaaattctatgtctGCCTCAGAGATGTCAGGACCTGACCATGTACTTTCGCTCAACCTAGGTGGtgagataaagaaaacagaaactgaaCTTCCTTCCTCACAGAACATGTCACCTGCACTTAAATATGTAGTTACAAAAGGCAAAAATGAGCAAACAGCAAGTTCTTTTCCTGAGTTAGAATATTTAGCATCAGAAGATTTAGCTTCAACATTACCAACCCTCTGTGGTGATAAGAGCAAACAGGCAGTGGAGACACCTTCTGTAGTTCAGGGAGATTTCCTGTCAGAAAATCAAGATCTTGCTCTGGCACAGCTCTCTTTGGAACCTGAGAAGGAAGACAAGCCACATCAAGTATCAGAATTACCAAATTCTGGCTCTGAATTCACTGGTGGTTTAGGTAGGCAAAGTGAATCCATagatacaaaacaaataaaatctccCATAACTGAAACAGGGGATTCTGTCTTAGGAAAGGGCCTAGCTGAACTTAGgagcagaggagaaggaaaagaagaaaacaggggacTTCATGTGTCAACTACAGTGCCTGAAATTTCAGAGGTTTCATCATGCCTTAGTGAAGAACCTCAGATTCAAGAAATTAAATCTTTCTCTCCTAAGGTAGTTAGCTTAGGATCAAGGGAAGCATTTACCTCTCTAGTTAAAGGAGACAACCCAGAAGAACTTCAGCCAtacactttttctttaaaaggattaTCAGGAGAGTTGAACCATTCAGTtgactttaaaaaagaaggaaaacaagaaataagCCTGTTACTGCCAACAGAAAATTTGAAGGCACAAGTGACAGATAATACTGTAactaaattaaatgaagaaactgaccaACCAAATTCATTTCATGTACCCCAGAGTATAACAGAGCCATCAAAGATTGCTTCTTCTGACCTCCCTGTGGAAGAAGAGAAGCCTGAAAAAGAACTTCATTCAGACCAAGCTGTTAAATTACCTGACATAAACAGATCTTTTGCAGATAAACAAGATATGGGTATTAAACAATTTTTGTCTATGAAAGAAAATTTGCCTttggaagaatcaaaatcatTTATGACAACTGAGCCTACAGATGTCAAAGAAACACACATGAAAGAGGCCCTTATTTCTCCAAAGGATGAAAATTGGATGCTGAAAAAGCCAGAGAGAGACTTGGCAAGTCACCATGAAGAAAGAGTCCCTGGATCTGTGCAGCTGGGTTCCTCTGGTACCAGTGATCTGATGACAGGGCAGCTCAAGCCTGCTCTGTCAGAGAAAGACCACACAACTGAAATCAGAAGGCAAATTCTGCGACATTCTGCAGAAGAATCTCACTTATCATTACAAGAACCAGTGTCTACTCTCGATACCTCTAGTGGTAACGTAGAGACCTTAGCAACTAAAACTTATTCTTCTGAAGAAATAAAGCTGGCCCCCAAACCAAAATCTTTAGTTCCAGCTGGAAATGTGGAGAGAAATGAAGCAGAAGGGAAGCAGACCCTTTCTTTAGTGGGGAGTGAAAGTTTGGTATCGGAGAAAGCAAACACAGAATTTTCCAGGCCTTGCAAAGAAGACAGCTGGGAAGAAATCAAAACACCATCTGAAAGAATCCTCCAGAAATCAGTGTCTGGCCCATCAACAGAAGAGGTCAAATCAGAAACTCTTCCCTCTCTTGCCAAAGCAGCCCATTTCCTGGCAGAAGAGGCAGAAATTGCACTGGGCAATGAAAAAGAAGCACACAGGCGTATATCTCCCTTACCTGGAGAAGAATCAAAAGTGGTTCAGTCAGAGGTTGTAGATGATGCTGAGAGAGGGAAACCAGCATCTGAAGTGAAAACACCCACACAAATAAAACCCCTCTCCTCAACCCAAGAAAATGAAGAACCTCAACCCCCAGAGTCACCTGAGGTCATACAAAAGCTGCCCAAGCAGCAGAAGGCAGTGGAGCCAGGCCTCtctgaggaaaagggaaagaaaggaatttcatttttcacatcGTGGATATCCAGTTTATTTTTACAGTCAAGCACTCCAGATAACAAAGTTGCTGAAAAAGAAGATTTAGAAGCTCAGCCAAGCCCATCTGTAGAAAAAGCAGTGACTGTGATAGAGCCTAGAGGTCCTGCTCCAGCTGACGTTCATGCAAATGAGAAGCCAGCGGATCATCTATTGCTAGAGGCCAAACCTGAAACTGCTGCAGAATCCACAGGTTCTTTAGTTAAATCTGGTGAAGGTcaagactttaaagaaaaaccCACATTGTTATCAAATGTAGAAGTTTTGCCACAGCCAAAATCCAACTTTGAGGCATCTAGTGAAGATTATGGGAAGAAAGAAGTCCTAGACTATTCAGAGGAAATGGACCTAAACTCAGTAGTTACTTCTGCTGATGGTGAGGGACATCTTAGAATTCAATCTTATTCTCCCATGGGTGAGAAATCCATTATGGAAGAAGCCAAAAATTCTGTTCGTCTTCATATCACTGATGGTGAAAGACCCCAGAAGCCAGAAATCTCCCCTCCATCTAAATGGAATATTTCTGTCCTTAAAGAAGAGCCAGGAagtgatcaaaaagaaaaatcactcttTTTATTTGATGCAATAGATAAGGTGCCACAACCACCAAAATCAGCTTCATCTAGCTTTGCAAGTAAAAATATCACAGAGGAATCAGAGAAGCTGCAGTCAATAATTTTGCCAGTAGAAGAATCTAAAGACAGTTTAATTGATCTTGGTGAAGACAGACTAGAGAAAGAGATGCCAAAACCTACTTCCTTGAAAAtttctgaagaggaaataaaactcaGACCTGTTAGCCCAACTGAGGAGAAAGGTAACTTGGGAATGAGATCATATTCCTTGGAAGAAAAGAAGGTGGTGGCAGAAAAACAAGAAACGGTGGCCCCATTAGAGCTTAGAGGTAATAATGAAATAGGGAAGGCACAAATTACGCACGGATCTAGCCCTATTAAATTGGAAGAACCAAAAGCTGCTACTGCACTGCAGCAAGTCTATCAAAATGATGACCacaaagaaagatacaaaattattgaggagggtaaaggagaagaaaaagaagagccgTCACATGCATTTTTAGAAGGAAAAGAGCAGCAGGAAATTCAGCCTTATTCCATGAATATAGCCAGGCATATGCCTGAAGAGTCAGATACCTCTTTCAGTCATTCTTTGGGTGAAACTCAACCATTTTCATTAGTTAAAACTACAGAAATTACTGAAAAATCAGAAACCATAATCTCAGAGGCTCACCCAGAAATCAGGGAAACAAAGGCAGTAGGAACCCAACCACATCCATTAGAAGAACGTAAAGTTTTGGTGGAGAAAACCAAGACTTTCCTTCCAGTAGATCTTCCTTATCATGATGAAATAAATGATCACACTTTACCGAAGGAAGGAAATCTGGTATTGGACAAGTCAAGCAGGGATGTGGTAAGTCACAATGAAGAAAAGGGACAGGTCACAGCGTCAGAGCTGCCAAAAGGTGGCTCAGTAGATACcacaaaagaaagtaaacaagGATCTCCCTCTAAAGAATCTGAAAGGATTTTAGATCCATGGTCAGAATTGACTCCAGAGAGGCATATGGTCCACACTATTCAAACATCTCAAGATCAAGCATCTGAAATGTCTGAACAATCTGTTCTTGTTTCAAAGCACCACTTGGAAGCTGTGGAAGATGCCCATGTAAATGAACCACGCTCTTCGGTGAGCAGCAACTATGCTCAATTTATAACTAATGCAACAACAATCAGTATTGATGAGATGATTTCCAAGAAGCCTGAAGACACATATGCAAGAGATGAAGAATTTACCGTGACTAGTAAGCCAGCTGGACTTTCAGAAGAGCAAAAGAGTGCCTTCAGTATCATTTCTGAAGGTTGTGAGATATTGAACATTCATGCTCCtgcatttatttcttcagttGATGAGGAAGAAAGTGAACAAATCCAAGATAAGTTAGAATACTTGGAAGAGAAGGCCTCATTTAAGCCTATACCCTTCCATGATGAGAGCGAGGCAGTTGCTTGCTATAAAACATTACAGAGTAAGTTAGAAGATTCTGATAAAAAAGTTACACCAtcgaaagaagaccaaaaaaaggaaactcataCAACCAAAGAGGAGAGAGCCACAGATTCAGAAACTGGTGATTTAGCCTTTAATCAGCCTGAAATTCCCAGTGAAGaggattattttgaaaaatatacattGATTGATTATAACATCTCCCCAGACCCAGAAAAACAGAGAACTCCATGGGAATTAAATGTTGAAGGAGAGCTGTCAAAGGAAGTTCCAGGAGAAACTGTCTCTCTCCCAGAACGTTCAGAGGAAAGTGCCCTAGAATATGAATATGAATTGGTGAAATTAGATGAAAGTTTTTATGGACTAGAAAAGGACTACAGCAAATTATCTGACCCAGAGACCCAAAAGTCTTCGGTTGTCCAAAAATCAGCTGACAGAGATGCTCCAAAGAGCATAAATAGAGATGTGGACTCAAAGTCACCTGGGATGCCTTTATTTGATGAAGAGGAAGGAGTTTTGTCACGAACCCAGATATTTCCTACCACTGCTAAAGCCATTAATCCTGAACTTCTGGAGGAGCCACCCGCACTGGCATTTTTATATAAAGATCTGTATGAAGAAGCAgttggagagaaaaaggaagaaggggagacaGCTTCTGAAGGTGACAGTGTGAATTCTGAAGCATCATTTCCAAGCAGAAATTCTGACACTGATGATGGAACAGGAATATATTTTGAGAAGTACATACTCAAAGATGACATTCTCCATGACACATCTGTAACTGAAAAGGACCAAGGCCAAGGTCTAGAAGAAAAGCCAGTTGGTAAGGATGATTCATACCAATCAATAATTGAAGAAGGGGAAATTTGGGGGAGGTTTGAAACTATTTGCGGGGAGGAGAGtctggaagagaaacagaaagcagcTTACAGGGAAGGAGAATCAGTAGGCCACGTGGAGGCTCTTGACAGTGTAGCTATGCAAAGGAAAGCTTCCATCACCGAGGAAGTCAGAGTGGTCACCCAGAGGGTAAGCTATGCGGTTCCATTTGAAGACACTCATCATGTCCTGGAGAGGGTAGATGAAATGAGCAGCCAGACTAATGAAGCAGCAAATGCAAATCCAGAGGTCAGTCTGAATGTCCCAGTACAAGTGTCCTTCCCAGAGGAAGAATTTGCATCTGGTGCAACTTGTGTTCAAGAAACACTGCAAGAAGAACCTCAAATAATGGTTCCCCCTGAGCTGAGTGAAGACCGGCTCTGCAGTAGCCCTGTTCAGGATGAGCATGAATTTGCTGAATCCCTGAATTACGAAGTAGTTACTCAAGACACTTTATCAGAAGAACTGTATTCAGAATCCACCCCTGAAGATGTGTTGCCTCATGGAAAGGAATCCTCTGAACATGTCAGTGAAAATGAATTTGTGAGTGAGGTGGCACAAAGTAAGTCTGCCGAACAGGAAGAGTTGGACAGAGAGATGACAGAACAAGACCAGTTATCATCAGAGTCGGTAACCGAGAAGGAACAAAAGGAATTGAAAAAGTCCCAGATTGACACATACTGCCACACATGTAAAAGCCCAATTTCTGCTGTTGACAAGCTGTTTGGTACCCACAAAGACCATGAGGTTTCAACGCTTGATACAGCTATAAGTGCTGTAAAG GTTCAATTAGCAGACTTTCTAGAAGATTTACAAGAAAAATCCTTGAGGATTGAAGCCTTTGTTAGTGAGATAGAATCCTTTTTTAATACCATTGAG gaaaactgtagtaaaaatgagaaaagcctAGAAGAACAGAATGAGGAAATGATGAAAAAGGTTTTAGCGCAGTATGATGAGAAAGCCCAGAGCTTTGaggaagtgaagaaaaagaagatggagTTCCTACATGACCAGATGGTCCACTTTCTGCAGAGCATGGACACTGCCAAGGACACCCTGGAGACCATCGTGAGAGAAGTCGAGGAGCTCGATGAGACCGTTTTCTTGACT TCGTTTGAGGAAATCAATGAAAG GTTGCTTTCTGCAATGGAGAGCACTGCTTCTTTAGAGAAAATGCCTGTTGCGTTTTCACTTTTTGAACATTATGACGACAGCTCGGCAAGAAGCGACCAGATGTTAAAACAAGTGGCTG TTCCACAGCCTCCTAGATTAGAACCTCAGGAACCAAATTCTGCCACTAGCACAACGATTGCAGTTTACTGGAGCGTGAACAAGGAAGATGTCGTTGACTCATTCCAGGTTTACTGCATGGAGGAGCCGCAAGATGACCAGGAAGTAAATG